The following proteins are encoded in a genomic region of Variovorax paradoxus:
- the hisH gene encoding imidazole glycerol phosphate synthase subunit HisH: MKSAANTVAVVDYGMGNLHSVSQAVRHAADQVGVEVFVTSDPEVVRKATRVVLPGQGAMPDCMRELRDSGLQESVLEAAANKPLFGVCVGMQMLLSRSDEGPTDGLGLIPGEVVKFDLAGRLQPDGSRFKVPQMGWNQVRQAQPHAVWAGIPDMSYFYFVHSFYARPSDVRHSVGEADYGACFTAAIARDNIFATQFHPEKSADHGLQLYRNFLHWNP; encoded by the coding sequence ATGAAATCTGCAGCAAATACCGTCGCGGTCGTCGACTACGGCATGGGCAACCTGCACTCGGTGTCCCAGGCTGTGCGGCATGCGGCCGACCAGGTGGGCGTCGAGGTCTTCGTCACCTCCGACCCCGAGGTGGTGCGCAAGGCCACCCGCGTGGTGTTGCCGGGGCAGGGCGCCATGCCCGACTGCATGCGCGAACTGCGCGACTCCGGTCTTCAGGAATCGGTGCTCGAAGCCGCGGCGAACAAGCCGCTCTTCGGCGTGTGCGTGGGCATGCAGATGCTGCTGTCGCGCAGCGACGAAGGGCCGACCGACGGCCTGGGGCTCATTCCCGGCGAAGTCGTCAAGTTCGACCTGGCTGGCCGGCTGCAGCCCGACGGCAGCCGCTTCAAGGTGCCCCAGATGGGCTGGAACCAGGTGCGGCAGGCCCAGCCGCATGCGGTCTGGGCGGGCATCCCCGACATGAGCTATTTCTACTTCGTGCACAGCTTCTACGCGCGGCCGTCGGACGTCCGGCACAGCGTGGGCGAGGCGGATTACGGGGCATGCTTTACCGCAGCCATCGCACGCGATAATATTTTTGCCACCCAGTTCCACCCGGAGAAGAGTGCGGACCACGGGTTGCAGCTCTACCGAAATTTCCTCCACTGGAATCCCTGA